One Paenisporosarcina sp. FSL H8-0542 genomic region harbors:
- a CDS encoding Na(+)/H(+) antiporter subunit C, with the protein MEIIMCFVIGFLFMAAVYLMLSKSLLRIIIGTGLLSHGAHLLILTMGGLGGSAPPVVSPGVTDYADPLPQALILTAIVISFGVTAFFLVLAYRAYQELGTDNMNLMRGTEDHD; encoded by the coding sequence ATGGAAATTATCATGTGTTTTGTCATCGGTTTTCTATTTATGGCCGCAGTTTATTTAATGCTATCTAAAAGTCTGTTGCGTATTATCATCGGTACCGGCTTACTCAGTCACGGGGCGCATTTACTGATTTTGACCATGGGTGGACTTGGAGGTTCCGCTCCTCCAGTTGTCTCCCCTGGCGTGACAGATTATGCAGATCCTTTGCCTCAAGCACTTATCCTGACTGCTATTGTCATTAGTTTCGGTGTGACTGCATTTTTCTTGGTACTTGCATACCGAGCTTATCAGGAATTAGGCACTGATAATATGAATTTAATGAGAGGAACTGAAGATCATGATTAA
- a CDS encoding Na(+)/H(+) antiporter subunit B, whose product MKTNDVILQTTTKIIFFIIFLFSIHIFFAGHYTPGGGFVGGLLTASGIVLLLLAFDLKTVTTALPINYTVMTAIGLLLALSTAAGSIFFNVPFFTHAFDYFELPLLGKQSLHTAMLFDTGVYLVVVGVTMTIIQSIGADD is encoded by the coding sequence TTGAAGACCAATGATGTCATTTTACAAACAACTACAAAGATCATCTTCTTTATCATTTTTCTCTTTTCGATTCACATTTTCTTTGCTGGTCATTATACACCCGGTGGTGGGTTTGTAGGCGGTTTATTGACTGCAAGTGGTATCGTTTTGCTACTGCTTGCTTTTGATTTGAAAACCGTCACCACTGCTTTGCCGATCAACTATACAGTAATGACCGCAATCGGATTACTATTGGCATTAAGCACAGCTGCAGGATCTATTTTCTTCAATGTTCCGTTCTTTACACATGCCTTTGATTATTTCGAACTTCCATTGTTGGGAAAACAATCGTTACATACGGCCATGTTGTTTGATACTGGTGTATATTTAGTAGTCGTCGGTGTTACGATGACCATAATTCAATCGATTGGAGCTGATGATTGA
- a CDS encoding Na+/H+ antiporter subunit A, whose amino-acid sequence MSFVYLIFIPMLAALVIPFLYKKVPGIHTGWFVLAVPAILFGLYTTFLSKVKNGESFTSTFDWIPSLNISVTSYIDGLSLLFSLLITGIGTLVVLYSIFYLDKTREQLHNFYVYLLLFMTAMLGVVQSDHLISLYFFWELTSISSFLLIGYWYKRDRSRFGALKSMMITVFGGLMMLGGFVLLSIMGDTYSIRELIASAPELANHEWFVWSLILVLLGAFTKSAQFPFYIWLPDAMEAPTPVSAYLHSATMVKAGLYLVARFTPIYASSEWWIWLVTGIGLLTLLWGSFFALKQTDLKGILAFSTVSQLGLIMSLLGAGAISLHTGIEDDNSIFKYAAFAAIFHLVNHATFKGSLFMIAGIVDHETGTRDIRKLGGLMSLMPISFTIALIGSFSMAGLPPFNGFLSKEMFLSGMLSIPEFDFFAFDTWGMLFPIIAWIASVFTFVYSFYFVFRTFTGKHKPDLLPKQAHEAPIGMLISPAILGSLVVAIFFIPNLIGDVLVKPAVVAIQPFLYSVPEDVDIHIAAWHGPNAELWMTIGIVALGYLLYATLSKWQPLYNKFPQGFTLNRLYDFMMFLSEVGTNRLSRIYMTGFIRSYLVYMFTGIVLLTIGTVFIKDAFEVSFATVAPIHFYELVIVLVLIAGTLTILFAKSRLTSIIALGAVGYSVALFFVIFNAPDLALTQLVIETVSVALFLLAFYHLPKLNRHENRMKFRLANALVAIGVGVTVTIVALSAHSQKLVSSISSYYEKTVYTEAGGGNIVNVILVDYRGFDTLFEIAVLAIASLGIIAMIRLRLTKKKEVNRIEDQ is encoded by the coding sequence TTGTCTTTTGTCTATCTTATTTTCATCCCAATGCTTGCCGCACTAGTGATTCCTTTTTTATATAAAAAAGTTCCTGGCATTCATACCGGTTGGTTTGTTTTAGCAGTACCAGCCATATTATTTGGTCTTTATACGACCTTTCTCTCAAAGGTTAAGAATGGAGAATCATTTACATCCACTTTTGACTGGATCCCTTCTTTGAACATATCTGTTACATCATACATAGACGGTTTGAGTTTGTTATTCTCTTTGCTCATTACAGGTATCGGTACATTGGTTGTGCTTTACTCAATATTCTACTTGGATAAAACACGTGAGCAATTACACAATTTCTACGTTTATTTGCTGCTTTTCATGACAGCAATGCTGGGCGTTGTTCAATCAGATCATCTAATAAGTTTGTACTTTTTCTGGGAATTGACATCAATTTCTTCATTTTTATTAATTGGGTATTGGTATAAACGAGATCGTTCGCGCTTTGGTGCATTAAAATCCATGATGATTACCGTATTTGGCGGATTGATGATGCTGGGTGGTTTCGTTCTTCTCTCAATTATGGGTGACACTTACTCAATCAGAGAATTGATTGCTTCGGCTCCAGAGCTCGCTAATCACGAATGGTTTGTATGGTCGCTTATTCTCGTATTACTTGGTGCTTTTACCAAGTCTGCACAGTTTCCATTCTACATTTGGTTACCGGATGCAATGGAAGCCCCAACTCCCGTCAGTGCTTACTTACACTCAGCCACAATGGTTAAAGCTGGCCTTTATTTAGTTGCTCGTTTCACGCCGATTTATGCAAGTTCTGAATGGTGGATTTGGCTTGTGACTGGAATAGGATTATTAACCTTGTTATGGGGATCATTCTTCGCTTTGAAACAAACAGACCTAAAAGGCATTTTGGCATTCTCCACAGTAAGCCAACTCGGACTGATTATGTCTTTACTTGGAGCAGGAGCGATTTCATTACACACAGGAATTGAAGATGATAATTCCATCTTTAAATATGCTGCTTTTGCGGCCATTTTCCATTTAGTGAATCACGCCACATTTAAAGGCAGTCTGTTCATGATTGCGGGCATCGTCGACCATGAGACAGGTACACGAGATATTCGAAAACTTGGTGGCCTAATGAGTTTAATGCCAATCAGTTTCACCATTGCTCTTATTGGAAGTTTTTCAATGGCTGGCCTCCCTCCATTTAACGGTTTCTTGAGTAAGGAGATGTTCCTTTCTGGAATGCTCTCCATTCCAGAGTTTGATTTTTTTGCTTTTGATACTTGGGGGATGTTGTTCCCTATCATTGCATGGATTGCAAGTGTGTTCACATTTGTGTATAGCTTTTATTTTGTATTCCGCACGTTTACCGGGAAACACAAACCGGACCTTTTACCAAAACAAGCACATGAAGCACCTATTGGTATGCTCATTTCACCAGCTATTTTAGGGTCACTTGTAGTAGCTATATTCTTCATCCCTAATCTCATTGGTGACGTTCTGGTAAAACCAGCTGTCGTGGCAATACAACCATTTCTTTACTCTGTCCCAGAAGATGTAGACATTCACATCGCAGCTTGGCATGGGCCGAATGCTGAATTATGGATGACAATTGGCATTGTAGCTTTGGGTTATCTTCTTTATGCAACATTGTCCAAATGGCAACCACTGTACAATAAGTTCCCACAAGGTTTCACTTTAAATCGCCTGTATGACTTCATGATGTTTTTAAGTGAAGTTGGGACAAACCGTCTGTCAAGAATTTATATGACTGGTTTCATACGCTCATATTTAGTGTATATGTTTACGGGAATTGTACTTCTGACAATTGGTACCGTTTTCATTAAGGATGCTTTTGAGGTCAGTTTTGCCACTGTGGCACCGATACATTTTTACGAATTGGTTATCGTCCTTGTATTGATCGCTGGGACATTGACCATTTTGTTTGCTAAGTCCCGACTGACCTCCATCATAGCGTTGGGTGCAGTAGGCTATTCTGTTGCTCTATTCTTTGTCATCTTTAATGCGCCAGACCTGGCACTAACCCAATTAGTCATTGAAACAGTTTCCGTTGCCCTGTTCCTATTAGCTTTTTATCATTTACCAAAATTAAATCGACACGAAAACCGGATGAAATTCCGACTGGCTAATGCACTGGTTGCAATCGGGGTAGGCGTTACTGTTACCATTGTTGCACTATCTGCCCATTCACAAAAACTTGTTAGTTCCATTTCATCTTATTATGAAAAAACGGTCTATACAGAAGCCGGTGGCGGAAATATTGTAAATGTAATTTTAGTTGACTATCGTGGATTTGATACTTTATTTGAAATTGCGGTTCTCGCAATCGCGTCCCTTGGAATTATTGCGATGATTAGATTGAGACTGACGAAAAAGAAAGAGGTGAATCGAATTGAAGACCAATGA
- the mnhG gene encoding monovalent cation/H(+) antiporter subunit G: MTIIANILIVSSIVFGVIFILVTAIGLIRLPDVYSRTHAASKSATLGVMFILLGVFLHFWLIEGHINTRILLGIVFLFITGPVGGHVIGRSAYLSGVKLWDKSVKDELAPVVAERRKKHEQRNA, from the coding sequence ATAACGATCATCGCTAATATTCTTATCGTATCTAGTATTGTTTTTGGGGTAATTTTCATTCTTGTCACCGCAATTGGCTTGATTCGCCTGCCTGATGTTTATTCCCGTACCCATGCTGCTTCCAAAAGCGCTACGCTCGGGGTGATGTTCATCCTGCTGGGTGTATTCCTCCACTTTTGGTTAATTGAAGGCCATATTAATACACGTATTCTGCTAGGCATTGTATTTTTATTTATCACAGGTCCAGTTGGTGGACATGTCATCGGCCGCTCTGCCTATTTATCAGGAGTTAAACTTTGGGATAAATCAGTGAAAGATGAATTGGCTCCCGTTGTAGCTGAACGAAGAAAAAAACATGAACAAAGAAACGCTTAA
- a CDS encoding Na+/H+ antiporter subunit E translates to MAFQIMLNFFIAFLWMFLSVSFNASTFIVGFLLGMLMLWIMKGFFPGRFYMNRVWAVIKLIILFLKELIMANIQVLVLIIQPKMPIKPAIFALPIVLEKDWEITLLASLITLTPGTLVIDVSEDSKILYIHALHYDDADEAIDSIKNTFEKAIQEVSR, encoded by the coding sequence ATGGCTTTTCAAATCATGCTAAACTTTTTTATTGCCTTTCTTTGGATGTTTTTGTCCGTCTCGTTTAATGCTTCCACGTTTATCGTCGGATTTTTATTAGGGATGCTCATGCTATGGATTATGAAGGGTTTTTTTCCGGGACGTTTCTATATGAATCGCGTGTGGGCTGTTATTAAATTGATTATTCTATTTTTAAAAGAATTGATCATGGCTAATATTCAGGTTTTGGTGTTAATTATTCAACCCAAGATGCCAATCAAACCTGCCATTTTTGCACTTCCAATTGTTTTAGAAAAGGATTGGGAAATCACGCTTTTGGCAAGCTTAATAACTCTGACACCTGGTACCCTTGTTATCGACGTATCTGAGGATTCCAAAATTTTATATATCCATGCATTGCATTATGATGATGCTGATGAAGCAATCGATTCGATTAAAAACACATTTGAAAAAGCCATACAGGAGGTGAGCCGCTAA
- a CDS encoding Na(+)/H(+) antiporter subunit F1, with protein MMVFFWVIVVLISLSMLAFIYRLIVGPTVPDRVVALDSLGVALISMIGIFSILVDTSFFLEIILLLAILAFIGTVAFSKFLEKGEIIQRDNDHR; from the coding sequence ATGATGGTATTCTTTTGGGTCATAGTCGTACTGATTAGCCTGTCCATGTTGGCTTTTATCTATAGATTAATTGTCGGTCCTACTGTTCCTGATAGAGTTGTAGCGCTGGATTCATTGGGTGTTGCACTAATTTCAATGATAGGGATATTTTCTATTCTCGTTGATACCAGCTTTTTCCTTGAAATCATTTTGCTGCTCGCTATATTAGCATTTATAGGCACAGTGGCTTTCTCTAAGTTTTTAGAGAAAGGAGAGATTATCCAACGTGATAACGATCATCGCTAA
- a CDS encoding Na+/H+ antiporter subunit D → MINLLLFPILLPFFFAMILMLFPKKILAQRVVASVALVLTFGVTLVLLFKVKTDGIQAITLGSWPAPFGITMVSDMLSVLLVLSSTLITLFVVWYSFSSIGKDRESYFYYPGILFMLTGVNGAFTTGDIFNMFVFFEVLLMSSYLLIVLGGEKEQLRESIKYILVNVISSALFVVTVAYLYSVIGTLNMADISVKIAQIDQPGIITVIAVLFLLVFGLKGAIFPLFFWLPSSYAAPPIPVLALFGALLTKVGVYAIMRTYTLFFTFDQGFTHEMLMILSILTIIAGCIGALAYFDVKKIIIYNIIIAVGVILFGASQMNEASLMGSVFYLIHDILIKGALFLLIGVIIAITGTSDLRKMGGLIKTYPMLGWTYLIAAFSLAGIPPLSGFIGKLLIVQGGFEAGNLWGSILILLSSLIVLLSVVRIFIYAFWGEPAHIQPLTKQHYRGLFMPAVILVGISVLYGVGSEWLVPYMSDAANVMLEPALYIKAVLGGA, encoded by the coding sequence ATGATTAATTTGCTTTTGTTCCCCATCTTGCTTCCTTTTTTCTTTGCCATGATTTTAATGCTTTTTCCAAAGAAAATACTTGCACAACGAGTAGTCGCTTCTGTTGCACTTGTCTTGACCTTTGGGGTAACTCTTGTACTTCTTTTTAAAGTGAAAACAGATGGTATTCAAGCCATAACACTCGGTAGCTGGCCTGCGCCATTTGGAATCACAATGGTTTCGGATATGTTATCCGTTTTGCTCGTCCTGTCTTCCACATTGATCACCCTTTTTGTTGTATGGTATAGCTTTTCATCAATCGGAAAGGATCGAGAATCCTATTTCTACTACCCTGGAATTTTGTTCATGTTAACGGGTGTGAATGGCGCATTTACCACAGGCGACATTTTCAACATGTTCGTATTTTTCGAAGTATTACTTATGTCTTCCTATTTGTTAATTGTACTCGGTGGAGAAAAAGAACAATTACGAGAATCCATAAAGTACATTTTGGTGAATGTCATTTCATCTGCTTTATTCGTTGTCACTGTCGCTTATTTGTATTCGGTCATCGGCACCTTGAATATGGCAGATATTTCAGTGAAAATCGCACAAATCGATCAACCGGGAATCATCACGGTCATCGCTGTATTATTCCTACTTGTATTTGGATTGAAAGGTGCAATATTTCCACTTTTCTTTTGGTTGCCTAGCTCATATGCAGCACCACCAATTCCGGTATTGGCCTTATTCGGGGCATTACTGACCAAAGTAGGCGTATACGCCATCATGCGTACATACACTCTGTTTTTCACGTTTGATCAAGGTTTTACACACGAAATGCTGATGATACTTTCAATCCTGACGATCATTGCCGGATGTATTGGTGCATTAGCTTACTTTGATGTAAAGAAAATCATCATATATAACATAATTATTGCTGTAGGAGTCATTTTATTTGGTGCATCCCAAATGAACGAAGCATCTCTAATGGGCTCTGTATTTTATTTGATCCATGACATATTGATTAAAGGGGCTTTGTTCTTATTAATTGGTGTCATCATTGCTATAACTGGCACATCTGATTTAAGAAAAATGGGTGGACTGATTAAAACTTATCCGATGCTTGGATGGACTTACTTAATAGCGGCATTTAGCTTAGCCGGTATACCACCTTTGAGTGGATTTATAGGAAAATTGCTTATTGTACAAGGTGGATTTGAAGCAGGGAATTTGTGGGGAAGTATCTTGATTTTACTTTCAAGTTTAATTGTTTTATTATCTGTTGTCCGTATCTTCATTTATGCATTCTGGGGTGAACCGGCTCATATACAACCTCTTACAAAACAGCATTATCGCGGATTATTTATGCCTGCAGTCATTTTAGTAGGAATCAGTGTTTTATATGGTGTAGGCTCAGAGTGGTTGGTTCCTTATATGAGTGATGCTGCAAATGTAATGCTAGAACCCGCTCTCTATATAAAAGCTGTTTTAGGGGGTGCGTAA
- a CDS encoding leucyl aminopeptidase, which produces MEGFFVRVDVAGINFNDVQTEVLIVGTYKHPENTQGWSDFVSFYGSSLEKWLKTGDVSTDRKKLTKLPTLQDGKLLRVFFVGLGDRKTLKQDDLRKIFGTIGKELVASKTSNVSIWLDSFINEDIEIEDAAYLSAEGIGMGLYKVPNYKTSSNEVDAYLDHVELLTNSDEQEILAYFEVGQVYAEAVNEARTLVNMPSNVLTATKMAEYARELAETYDFEYEELGKAEMEELGMGAILAVNQGSTEEPRLMVMKYRANEEWNDVVGLVGKGITYDTGGYSIKPKDGLVGMKGDMGGAAAVLGAMRIIGETRPNKNVIAVIASTDNMISGNAFKPDDVITSLSGKTIEILNTDAEGRLVLADSVTYAKQQGANYIVDVATLTGGVIIALGKDKTGALTNDETFFETFLEATVETGEFVWRLPLTESDKKRIRKSDVADLNNSPGRDGHMIFGGGFVGEFVENTPWIHLDIAGTSDASAAHDLGPKGGTGAMVRSLATLIERMSLENTEENS; this is translated from the coding sequence ATGGAGGGGTTTTTTGTGAGAGTAGACGTTGCAGGTATTAATTTTAATGATGTACAAACTGAAGTATTAATCGTAGGTACTTATAAACATCCTGAAAACACACAAGGATGGTCTGACTTTGTTTCTTTCTACGGTTCATCCTTAGAAAAATGGTTGAAAACTGGCGATGTCTCGACTGATCGCAAGAAATTGACTAAATTACCAACACTTCAAGATGGCAAACTTTTACGTGTTTTCTTTGTAGGGCTTGGTGATCGTAAAACACTGAAGCAAGATGATTTACGTAAAATTTTTGGAACAATCGGAAAAGAACTTGTTGCTTCCAAAACATCAAATGTCTCCATTTGGTTGGATTCGTTTATCAATGAGGATATCGAAATTGAAGATGCGGCTTACCTATCTGCAGAAGGCATCGGAATGGGACTTTATAAAGTGCCAAATTACAAGACTTCTTCAAATGAAGTTGACGCATACCTAGACCATGTTGAATTGCTGACCAATTCGGATGAACAAGAAATTTTAGCTTACTTTGAAGTGGGACAAGTGTATGCAGAAGCAGTAAATGAAGCACGTACTCTCGTTAATATGCCTTCAAACGTTTTGACCGCTACGAAAATGGCAGAATACGCAAGAGAATTGGCAGAAACGTATGATTTTGAATATGAAGAACTTGGAAAAGCAGAAATGGAAGAACTCGGTATGGGTGCGATTTTGGCTGTTAACCAAGGATCAACAGAAGAACCAAGATTAATGGTTATGAAATACCGTGCAAATGAAGAGTGGAACGATGTCGTAGGCCTAGTAGGGAAAGGGATTACTTACGATACAGGTGGTTATTCCATTAAACCTAAGGATGGCTTAGTAGGCATGAAAGGTGACATGGGGGGGGCTGCAGCTGTTTTAGGTGCAATGCGCATAATCGGGGAAACACGCCCGAACAAAAACGTCATAGCAGTCATTGCTTCAACGGATAATATGATTTCAGGTAATGCGTTCAAACCTGATGATGTTATTACTTCTTTAAGTGGAAAAACGATTGAAATCCTGAATACGGATGCTGAAGGACGCCTTGTGTTAGCAGACTCCGTCACATACGCAAAACAACAAGGAGCTAACTACATTGTAGATGTTGCAACGTTGACGGGTGGCGTAATTATCGCACTGGGGAAAGATAAAACGGGTGCATTGACAAACGACGAAACATTCTTTGAAACATTCTTGGAAGCTACTGTTGAAACAGGTGAGTTTGTTTGGCGTTTGCCATTAACTGAGAGTGACAAGAAACGAATTCGGAAAAGTGATGTAGCCGATTTAAACAATTCACCGGGACGCGACGGGCACATGATTTTCGGGGGAGGATTTGTAGGTGAATTCGTTGAAAATACCCCTTGGATCCATTTGGATATCGCAGGTACATCAGATGCAAGTGCTGCTCACGATCTAGGACCAAAAGGTGGAACTGGTGCGATGGTTCGTTCCTTAGCGACCCTTATTGAACGGATGAGCTTGGAAAATACAGAAGAAAATTCTTAA